The Serratia rhizosphaerae genome has a segment encoding these proteins:
- a CDS encoding YbjN domain-containing protein has protein sequence MDSLIVPDLALLRRWLDQLGISFFECDSCQALHLPHMQNFDGIFDAKIDLVDGVILFSALAEVKPTALIPLVADLSQINASSLTIKAFVDVQDDNLPKLIVCQSLSVAVGITLEQFAHFMQQGEEQVSMVILEARANDLLFMGEGEEEENPAAAMRQPMLH, from the coding sequence ATGGATTCACTCATCGTCCCCGATTTGGCGTTATTACGACGTTGGCTGGACCAGTTGGGCATTTCATTTTTTGAATGCGACTCCTGTCAGGCGCTGCATTTGCCGCATATGCAGAACTTTGACGGCATTTTCGACGCCAAGATCGATCTGGTGGACGGGGTGATCCTGTTCTCCGCGCTGGCGGAGGTGAAGCCGACCGCGCTGATCCCGCTGGTCGCCGACCTTAGCCAGATCAATGCCAGTTCGCTGACCATCAAAGCATTTGTGGACGTTCAGGACGACAATCTGCCCAAGCTGATCGTCTGTCAGTCGCTGAGCGTGGCCGTCGGCATTACATTGGAACAGTTCGCGCATTTTATGCAGCAGGGCGAAGAGCAGGTCTCGATGGTGATTCTTGAGGCGCGCGCCAACGATCTGCTGTTTATGGGCGAGGGCGAGGAAGAAGAAAATCCGGCCGCCGCCATGCGTCAGCCGATGCTGCACTAA
- a CDS encoding YbjO family protein, translating to MSEMLKSKQGTLRAQTDVPVAVLIAGTAMVAIKCISILLLLGELGLSGLSEFVSTSAQAWDSTLIFLAGIVMLCLQIYCGFAVMRGKNGGRWGYVACQALVVGYLLLATIGSVFPEVFTVDGETNTQIMHTLILEKIPDVVILGLLFLPAASRRYFSRR from the coding sequence ATGTCAGAGATGCTGAAAAGCAAGCAGGGAACCCTGAGAGCGCAAACGGATGTGCCGGTGGCGGTATTGATCGCCGGTACGGCAATGGTGGCGATTAAATGTATTAGCATCCTGCTGCTGCTGGGGGAGCTGGGGCTGTCCGGCCTGAGCGAATTTGTCAGCACCAGCGCGCAGGCCTGGGATTCTACGCTGATTTTTCTGGCCGGTATCGTAATGCTCTGCCTGCAAATTTACTGTGGCTTTGCCGTGATGCGCGGTAAAAATGGCGGACGTTGGGGCTATGTGGCCTGTCAGGCGCTGGTGGTGGGCTATCTGCTGTTGGCGACCATCGGCAGCGTCTTTCCCGAGGTGTTTACCGTGGACGGCGAAACCAACACCCAGATTATGCACACCCTGATTCTGGAAAAAATCCCCGACGTGGTGATTCTCGGTCTGCTGTTCCTGCCGGCGGCCAGCCGCCGCTATTTTTCCCGTCGCTGA
- a CDS encoding YbjC family protein, whose protein sequence is MRSFGELPRPILVLEGLGIVLLILAYLSIHGYVQLPGALSSQAAAVAMIFLGVALMLPAAALLVWRVAHGFGPLMRGGLPPENDRRKPPQQQQKRDPRD, encoded by the coding sequence ATGCGTTCATTTGGTGAGTTACCCCGCCCGATATTGGTGCTGGAAGGGCTGGGGATCGTGCTGTTGATCCTGGCTTATCTGAGCATTCATGGCTATGTTCAGTTGCCGGGGGCGCTGTCATCGCAGGCTGCTGCGGTGGCGATGATTTTCCTCGGCGTGGCGCTGATGCTGCCGGCGGCGGCCCTGCTGGTCTGGCGCGTGGCGCATGGGTTCGGCCCGCTGATGCGCGGCGGACTGCCGCCGGAAAACGATCGGCGCAAGCCGCCGCAACAGCAACAGAAACGCGATCCGCGCGATTAA
- a CDS encoding inner membrane protein YbjM: MVSYRYWGGFSSCFLLFCLIFLGQNNSLEQPHHGETGLLLFTIPGFIASYLASKKRLICPLLGALCALPLCLVVRHFWLMSTQSFWQELAYATSSVFWCLCGALLFLFFRSLRQMLQLRQRTLGNKKGA; the protein is encoded by the coding sequence ATGGTTAGCTATCGGTATTGGGGCGGGTTCAGCAGCTGTTTTTTGTTGTTCTGCCTGATCTTTCTTGGTCAGAATAATTCGCTGGAGCAGCCGCATCATGGCGAAACCGGCCTGTTGCTGTTTACCATTCCCGGCTTTATCGCCAGTTATCTTGCCAGTAAAAAACGCCTGATCTGTCCGCTGCTCGGCGCGTTGTGCGCGCTGCCGCTGTGCCTGGTGGTGCGCCACTTCTGGCTGATGTCGACCCAGTCGTTCTGGCAGGAGTTGGCCTACGCCACCAGCTCGGTATTCTGGTGCCTGTGCGGTGCGCTGCTGTTTCTCTTTTTCCGCAGCCTGCGCCAGATGTTACAGCTTCGGCAAAGAACCCTCGGCAATAAAAAAGGCGCCTGA
- a CDS encoding GrxA family glutaredoxin produces MFAVIFGRPGCPYCVRAKELAEKLTEERDDFNFRYVDIHAEGITKADLEKTVGKPVETVPQIFLDQQHIGGCTEFEAYAKENLNLFQ; encoded by the coding sequence ATGTTTGCAGTAATCTTCGGGCGTCCTGGCTGTCCTTATTGTGTCCGTGCGAAAGAGTTGGCGGAAAAACTGACTGAAGAACGTGACGATTTCAACTTCCGTTATGTTGATATCCACGCGGAAGGCATCACCAAGGCCGATCTGGAAAAAACCGTCGGTAAGCCGGTAGAAACCGTGCCGCAGATCTTCCTGGATCAACAGCACATTGGCGGCTGCACCGAGTTTGAAGCATACGCGAAAGAAAACCTGAACCTGTTCCAGTAA
- the rimK gene encoding 30S ribosomal protein S6--L-glutamate ligase has product MNIVILSCDSTLYSCRRLRAVAERRGHRVEVIDPLSCYMNINPAAPTIHYRGRQLACYDAVIPRIGSAITFYGSAVLRQFELLGCYSLNESAAITRARDKLHSLQLLARQGIDLPITGFAHSPDDTGDLIELVGGAPLVVKLVEGTQGIGVVLAETRQAAESVIDAFRGLKAHILVQEYVREAQGRDIRCLVIGGQVVAAIERQAKAGEFRSNLHRGGTARKVSITAQERTVAIKAAATLGLDIAGVDILRADRGPLVMEVNASPGLEGIETATGLDIAEMMIAYIEQRAARGVYPEMAPITSKK; this is encoded by the coding sequence TTGAACATTGTCATTCTTTCGTGTGACAGCACGTTGTACTCCTGCCGTCGCCTGCGCGCCGTGGCGGAACGGCGCGGGCACCGCGTTGAGGTGATCGACCCGCTCTCCTGCTATATGAATATCAACCCGGCCGCGCCCACCATCCACTATCGCGGCCGTCAACTGGCGTGCTATGACGCGGTCATTCCGCGTATCGGCTCCGCCATTACCTTTTACGGCAGCGCCGTGCTGCGGCAGTTTGAACTGCTGGGCTGTTATTCGCTGAATGAGTCCGCCGCGATTACCCGGGCGCGCGACAAGCTGCATTCCCTGCAGTTGCTGGCGCGTCAGGGGATCGATCTGCCGATTACCGGCTTTGCCCACTCGCCGGATGATACCGGCGATCTGATCGAACTGGTCGGCGGCGCGCCGCTGGTGGTGAAACTGGTTGAAGGTACACAGGGCATCGGCGTGGTGCTGGCGGAAACGCGGCAGGCGGCGGAAAGCGTGATTGATGCGTTTCGCGGGCTGAAGGCGCACATTCTGGTGCAGGAGTACGTGCGCGAGGCGCAGGGACGGGATATTCGCTGTCTGGTGATCGGCGGACAGGTGGTGGCGGCGATCGAACGTCAGGCCAAGGCGGGGGAGTTCCGTTCCAATCTGCATCGCGGCGGCACGGCGCGCAAGGTGAGCATTACGGCGCAAGAGCGCACAGTTGCCATCAAGGCGGCGGCGACGCTGGGGCTGGATATTGCCGGCGTCGATATTTTGCGTGCCGATCGCGGCCCGCTGGTGATGGAGGTGAATGCCTCACCCGGACTGGAGGGGATAGAAACCGCCACCGGGCTGGATATCGCCGAGATGATGATCGCCTATATTGAACAGCGTGCAGCACGCGGTGTTTACCCTGAAATGGCGCCCATAACCAGTAAAAAATAA